AGCACCTTCCCATTTTCGTCCCTTAACGCAGAAGAGTCACCAACAGCAAATATACGAGGATGACCCTTGACACGGAGAGTTTCATCAGTTTCTGCTTGTCCCCTAACATTCAGAGGAATGTTGTAAGGTTTATCACTAGGTTCCAACTCAGGAAGTAGTGGCTTAGATCCAATAGTCCATAAAACTATATCTGCAGTTATGATCTGACCCTCTAACCCCCTTTCAGCAGGCTGCAATTCAAGTATTACACTCTCAGAATGATCAGCTGCTGAGTCCGTACTTTTAGATTCAGTATCAGAGGTCTGATACTCGACTCCTTGTTTTATGCACCGGACAAAATAACCAAGTAGAAGTTGAACTTTCCTGGACAAAAGTACTTTTAGTGCTGCTTCCCTATTTCCTGCCGGAGCATTTGGTAAGACTGTCTTTTCAACATTAATTGCTTGTACAATTCCCTTTTCTTGCAACCTTTCTGATATCGTGGCAGCTAATTCCACTCCGCCATAACCACATCCAACCACCGCTACTCGTATTGCAGAGTCCTTACCAAAGTTCTCGCGCTCTAATTCCCTTAGCTTTTTATCAACCCTAAGAGCATCCTCTAGGGTATAAAATGGCAAGGCATAATCTGCAGCACCTGGTACGATATCAAGTTTGGCCTCAGCTCCTATAGCAAGGACCAACCAGTCATATTCTATTAGGAGACCGCTTTCGAGATGAACAGTCCCTGCTGTAGGTGCATTAGTTCCTAAATGGTCACATGGATATAGGCATTTTACCCTGTCTTTGAGGAACCGCACGTCGGTATTGGCAAGCAAGTCCGAGAACTGTGGAGCAATTTCCCATGTCTCAACTTCTCCAGAGAGAAGTTCATACAACAATGGCTTAAAAATGAAACGTTCTGACTGGTCTATGAGGACTACCTGTGGTTTCTTGTCATCAGGCCAAACAAGTGATTCTAACCTCAGTGCTGTATAAAGACCACCAAATCCACCACCTACTATGCAGACCCTTGGCCTCTTGTTATCAGACCACATATAATTAAGATGTGGAGCATCGGCTGCAGCAGGAGCTTCCATGGTGCTTCCGAATCCTGCGGTGGTACTCAAGGCAACAGTGTGTAGTGACCTATTCCTCTTTGAGCTACCAGAACGCCACGAACTGCTCCAAATCTTGGGTAACTTAGCTGAACGTGTCTTTCCCCATCGTATTTGGCGGCAGCTGAGTAGTGCAATTGTTGCTGAAGCAGAACATGCAAGAGCGCACTCCATTGAAGCAATTGGATATCTGATAGTAGCAGGTGCAAAAAATAGCTAAGTCAAGAATTTCGCTAAGGTTGATCAATCTTTGAGGAAGTAAATACAAAATTTCTTCGATGAATGGGTGCACTGATAATTTTAAATCAAACTATGTAATATTTGCTAAGTTGTAAAACACTTGTAATAGAACTAACAATATAAATCAAATACTAGTGAAAGGTTTTATATCCAGGAATTAttttatagtagacttatcagAAATAGTATTAAATGCTTTTCTTTGTACATAAAACACTACGCAACCATCTAAAAGTTCATTATTCATTTGATTCTGCAAGTCATTCTTAACAAACTTCATTGTAAAAAAAgctcttttaatggatgcagtgGCGATTAACGAACTTTTTTTTGTTACTTTGCGAAAATATTTCCCCAATTACATTGAAATTTCAAACTGGAATAATTAAAAAAGGGGTATCACACTTATTAAAAACATACTTACCAAAACACTTAATTTATCAAGCTCTCAATTCCTTTTCTCTAACAAGTAAAGCAGTTTTTTATTGAACCATCAACATTTATCAATTCACTGATTTATAGGATATCGTTCGATAACCAGAaggaaaaagaaagtaaaagcaCATTTCACCCACAAATCAAACTCGTAAGACTTTCAGATAGATATATTTCTTTGGTTAGTTACCAGTTATTTACCAGCCTATTTATAGTTATGGTGAATAATTAGAGCAATAAATAAGTAGAGTTGAGCTAAAGTAAAATTGAATATATTACTGTGAGGTTCTCTCCGAAAGGCAAGATGAACGTATAGTCTCTGCCTAAAGAGAGAATAGAACAGAATCGAACCTCAACGGAGACTGCCGGAGAATCGAACCAGCTTCACAGCGTCCGGCGACGGCGAGACTCGACAGTTTCCGGCGAGTTGCGCCTGCTGAGCAGTGGCGAAaggttccttctttttttttcaaaagaatttATCGCATTTTGACATCCTTCACCGCTGGCCGCTGTGTCACCACTCACCTGTTTCAGCTATGTGTAAAGTAATATTTCACTTAAGTAAAATTTTCAGTAAAAAGTGTTCAATTGATCACTCTTTTAACCCTGGGTTCAAATGCGTTTGAGTGATCCACTCGGTTCCACGTTATTTGGGTAGAAATGACACTGATAGCCGATTTAAAGAACTCTTATTTAAGAATTAGCCGTGCATCccgaattttaattttttagttaaaatatttAGGACAAAAATATCATGAATTGTCCTAAAGTTGAGActattagtttaaaatttcaagacaaaataagtactgactaatctctaaatagtattgtaagcatttaaattttatcagacttaaatccaataaaataatttgtaCTATATGTTAAATACATTAGTTCAAATAAGCactatgggctaatataattagattaaatacataatttaatatatatggattaaataaataggTCCAAattcattgggctagcccatttagttGGGCTACAAATGATGAGCCCATTTCTTTAGACCCAAGATATtatcctagaggcccagtttggtgccacacgTGAAAtaacgtggcacgccaagtcaagcggaagagccaataggatcgtgccacgtgtcaaaattaCAAGgccatgccaagtcaaattaaaagacCAATGAAACCGTGCCACGCGTCAAAATGACAAGGCCATGCCAAATCAAATTAAAGGGCAAATGAAATCGTGCCATGTGTGCatgtgacatgttctggccaatcaaatgcggccttgtcacacttcaatttgattggtcggaaagagtttgttcttatcataactcttccctcccacaactataaataggggtcttcataactcagagaggacaccagaagttataacaagaagcaagagggagctcgtggatcaaacgctgcagatttctctaaaagctacaagcatccaagtgttctaaggattaaaagatcaagacgaagatt
The sequence above is drawn from the Nicotiana tabacum cultivar K326 chromosome 13, ASM71507v2, whole genome shotgun sequence genome and encodes:
- the LOC107800648 gene encoding alternative NAD(P)H-ubiquinone oxidoreductase C1, chloroplastic/mitochondrial, with product MECALACSASATIALLSCRQIRWGKTRSAKLPKIWSSSWRSGSSKRNRSLHTVALSTTAGFGSTMEAPAAADAPHLNYMWSDNKRPRVCIVGGGFGGLYTALRLESLVWPDDKKPQVVLIDQSERFIFKPLLYELLSGEVETWEIAPQFSDLLANTDVRFLKDRVKCLYPCDHLGTNAPTAGTVHLESGLLIEYDWLVLAIGAEAKLDIVPGAADYALPFYTLEDALRVDKKLRELERENFGKDSAIRVAVVGCGYGGVELAATISERLQEKGIVQAINVEKTVLPNAPAGNREAALKVLLSRKVQLLLGYFVRCIKQGVEYQTSDTESKSTDSAADHSESVILELQPAERGLEGQIITADIVLWTIGSKPLLPELEPSDKPYNIPLNVRGQAETDETLRVKGHPRIFAVGDSSALRDENGKVLPATAQVAFQQADFAGWNLWAAINDRPLLPFRYQNLGEMMTLGRCDAAVSPSFTDGLTLEGFVGHTARKIAYLIRLPTDKHRVKVGISWLLKSTVDSVATVQTMLAKAQSGS